In one window of Ptiloglossa arizonensis isolate GNS036 chromosome 5, iyPtiAriz1_principal, whole genome shotgun sequence DNA:
- the Rfx gene encoding regulatory transcription factor Rfx isoform X4, producing MKTDPSLQKRGGSSSGDTVGVERGEGVIAMTTTGAQYALAASTRTNNSGGNSATVGVEPKPSVVVVTTSSSSGSGSAAQSQSTRGQQLITVVTSPDPSSPNNLQPIQLLVQDPLETAADSSNGSTGTPAHVTAQVVVNTTHSGQHTLVDSDTASTSAGTIVSGSPHFITVTVSGEPEAVGSESVSHPTYVQYVEGDGSTYIPANGQMTYPVYAVGEAGAMYTPASSQYYTPASTPVTYAQVTGQGSNPTTGQLLSQGNGTYLIQQSVVDGDPTAHALISAAARASPQTENAETVVSGGGGTYLISGNSGGTAVTVEDAAAAAANMTHATRVSQATVHWLLENYETADGVSLPRSTLYNHYLRHCSENKLDPVNAASFGKLIRSVFLGLRTRRLGTRGNSKYHYYGIRVKPSSPLVMLNEDGTPRQQQSANSQTKRFKFVNQKQDTTYENNTHSNTNISSNNSPPQYHQYLGEASGAIPEFPEIIVGHGSSLPEDCTLEDIDTFRSIYREHCEAFLDAVLNFEFATVESLWREFWRSQDNNNGDECEEEKYLSKTKLYQMCKCSEVQDFIRKVDYTFYQNLVEVLMPNVLRPIPSSLTQSIRNFAKGLESWLTSAMADCPEEMTQIKLTAVSAFAQTLRRYTSLNHLAQAARAVLQNSSQINQMLADLNRVDFHNVQEQASWVCQCDYAMVQRLEADFKVTLQQQNSLEDWAIWLKSVVTQVLKPFEEKPTFAKAARQFLLKWSFYSSMVIRDLTLRSAASFGSFHLIRLLYDEYMFYLIEHQVAVATGTTPIAVMGDKSQNCSLVSAFGTTSNGGESLFIHSSGSSFDQ from the exons ATGAAGACAG ATCCTTCCCTCCAGAAACGGGGAGGTAGCAGTAGTGGCGATACTGTGGGAGTAGAGAGAGGTGAAGGAGTGATTGCCATGACTACGACGGGAGCTCAGTATGCCCTCGCAGCATCCACCAGAACTAATAACAGTGGGGGTAACTCTGCGACAGTGGGGGTGGAACCTAAGCCAAGTGTCGTTGTTGTGACTACTTCCAGTTCCAGTGGCAGTGGTAGTGCAGCACAGAGTCAATCAACAAGAGGTCAGCAACTCATCACTGTTGTTACCAGCCCTGATCCTTCCAGCCCAAATAATCTGCAACCTATTCAG ttaTTGGTTCAGGATCCACTTGAAACAGCTGCAGATTCTTCCAATGGCTCAACAGGTACTCCAGCACATGTTACAGCACAAGTTGTAGTGAACACTACTCATTCAGGTCAACATACTCTTGTGGATTCTGATACTGCGTCCACATCAGCCGGCACTATTGTTAGTGGTTCTCCGCATTTTATCACTGTAACAG TGTCGGGTGAACCAGAGGCAGTGGGGTCAGAGTCCGTATCTCATCCTACTTATGTTCAATATGTTGAAGGGGATGGGTCTACGTATATACCGGCAAATGGTCAGAT GACATATCCTGTATATGCTGTTGGTGAAGCAGGAGCAATGTACACTCCTGCTTCGAGTCAGTATTACACACCGGCATCTACCCCAGTGACATACGCACAG GTCACTGGTCAAGGTTCAAATCCAACAACCGGACAATTATTATCTCAGGGTAATGGCACATATTTAATTCAACAAAGTGTCGTGGATGGAGATCCCACTGCACATGCGCTGATATCTGCAGCTGCACGTGCTAGTCCTCAGACAGAAAATGCG GAAACTGTGGTTAGCGGGGGTGGAGGGACATACTTGATCAGCGGTAATTCAGGAGGTACTGCTGTCACCGTGGAAGATGCTGCAGCTGCAGCAGCAAACATGACGCATGCCactagagtttctcaagccacA GTTCACTGGTTACTCGAAAATTATGAAACAGCGGACGGTGTGTCTCTTCCGAGATCTACCCTTTATAACCATTATTTGCGTCATTGTTCTGAAAATAAATTAGACCCTGTAAATGCGGCAagttttggaaaattaatacgTTCGGTCTTTTTGGGTTTAAGAACTAGACGGTTAGGGACgag AGGAAATTCAAAATACCATTACTATGGAATTCGTGTTAAGCCCAGTTCTCCTTTAGTAATGTTGAACGAAGATGGAACACCCCGTCAGCAACAGAGTGCAAATTCTCAAACAAAACGATTCAAGTTTGTGAACCAAAAACAGGATACTACGTACGAAAATAATACACattcaaatacaaatatttcttcgaataattcacCACCACAGTATCATCAATATCTTGGTGAAGCGAGTGGTGCCATTCCAGAATTTCCTGAAATAATAGTTGGGCATGGTTCATCCCTCCCTGAAGATTGTACATTAGAAGATATTGATACGTTCCGTAGCATATATCGAGAACATTGCGAAGCATTTCTAGATGCGGTTCTCAATTTCGAATTTGCTACCGTGGAAAGTCTTTGGAGAGAATTTTGGCGTAGTCAGGATAATAATAATGGCGATGAGTGtgaggaagaaaaatatttatcaaa AACCAAATTGTATCAGATGTGTAAGTGTTCAGAAGTTCAAGATTTCATTAGGAAGGTTGATTACACATTTTATCAAAACTTAGTGGAGGTACTAATGCCTAACGTATTGCGACCTATACCGA GTTCCTTGACGCAGTCTATCCGAAATTTTGCAAAAGGTCTAGAATCATGGTTAACATCAGCAATGGCTGACTGTCCAGAAGAAATGACTCAGATAAAG TTAACCGCTGTATCTGCATTTGCACAGACATTAAGGCGTTATACATCACTGAATCACCTTGCTCAAGCAGCACGTGCAGTGCTTCAAAATTCTAGTCAAATAAATCAAATGTTAGCAGATTTAAATCGTGTTGATTTTCATAATGTACAAGAACAG GCTTCGTGGGTATGCCAATGTGATTATGCAATGGTGCAACGCTTGGAAGCAGATTTTAAAGTGACATTACAGCAACAAAATTCATTAGAAGACTGGGCAATTTGGTTGAAAAGTGTTGTGACACAAGTCCTTAAACCATTTGAAGAGAAACCTACATTTGCAAAAGCGGCCCGTCAATTTTTACTCAAGTGGTCTTTCTATAG TTCCATGGTTATTCGCGATCTTACCTTGAGAAGTGCAGCTAGCTTTGGGTCTTTTCATCTCATTCGATTATTATATGATGAATACATGTTTTACTTGATCGAACATCAAGTAGCTGTTGCTACAGGAACAACTCCAATAGCTGTAATGGgagat AAAAGTCAAAATTGCTCTTTAGTTAGTGCATTTGGTACGACTTCAAACGGAGGTGAATCACTTTTCATTCATTCTTCTGGCAGTTCTTTTGATCAATGA